In Candidatus Hydrogenedentota bacterium, one DNA window encodes the following:
- a CDS encoding polysaccharide biosynthesis/export family protein has protein sequence MKSERADTFNFDCRFRLQVEGDEEHMVRYLERNRDPVKKTGLRAGGSRLCLIAVALTLAWWAFGAVAVDNADTSEHKAPPRAKGDGIILLDPKTGKEVPISAEEVAKLGGENPPYLLQVGDGIGVAFRIATLRENQPHWDYKLEIGDQMEVRLTADTRGNSEYLIDVGDVIAIGFLDNWELSVTRTVRSDGRITAPEIGDVEAAGKTPSQLRADLTALYDKSGLLQGEPRLTVNVDFINVDRLDNISRQVAVRADGAIRLPGLAADVRVAGLTVGQACEAIKAEASNVLRNPPLVSINVTPAINQTLAEMRGVATVQPDGKISIPSLPPVQAAGYNIEELKLELAKASAGLCFNPIEPMVNLARMTGSRFYVGGEVRMPGVYPLDASPTVLQALLIAQGLTKDSRMKSVIVMRRNPEGGKPFILKTNLKTAVSKGYTENDFPLRPFDVVFVPLKSIAIATRFVDNYINQLVPFDNGLGITANYYMNTQKSIVDSTSRSIVDSTSRNFNFNTGFTGISDVFSPTTTTR, from the coding sequence ATGAAGAGTGAACGGGCGGATACGTTCAACTTCGATTGCCGGTTTAGGCTACAAGTGGAAGGGGACGAAGAACACATGGTTCGCTATCTGGAACGCAATCGAGACCCCGTGAAAAAGACCGGTCTGCGTGCAGGCGGGTCGCGTTTGTGCCTCATTGCCGTGGCTTTGACGCTAGCATGGTGGGCGTTCGGAGCCGTGGCGGTAGACAACGCCGACACTTCCGAACACAAAGCCCCCCCAAGGGCCAAGGGAGACGGGATTATCCTGCTCGACCCGAAAACGGGCAAAGAGGTTCCCATCTCGGCGGAAGAGGTCGCCAAACTGGGCGGCGAGAATCCGCCCTATCTGCTGCAAGTCGGCGATGGCATCGGGGTGGCGTTCCGAATTGCCACCTTGCGCGAGAATCAACCCCACTGGGACTACAAACTCGAAATCGGCGACCAGATGGAAGTGCGCCTGACTGCGGACACGCGCGGCAATAGTGAATACCTGATAGACGTGGGCGATGTCATCGCGATCGGTTTCTTGGATAACTGGGAACTGAGCGTCACGCGAACCGTCCGTTCGGATGGCCGCATCACCGCGCCGGAAATAGGCGACGTCGAGGCTGCCGGCAAGACCCCGTCGCAGCTTCGCGCGGACTTGACCGCGCTTTACGACAAATCCGGGCTGCTCCAGGGCGAGCCGCGCCTGACGGTCAATGTGGATTTCATAAACGTGGACCGCTTGGACAACATAAGCCGCCAAGTGGCGGTACGCGCGGACGGCGCCATCCGCCTGCCGGGATTGGCCGCCGATGTGCGCGTGGCGGGTCTCACGGTCGGCCAAGCGTGCGAAGCCATCAAGGCGGAAGCCTCGAACGTGTTGCGCAACCCGCCGCTGGTCAGCATCAATGTCACGCCCGCGATTAATCAAACGCTGGCCGAAATGCGCGGCGTGGCAACGGTCCAACCCGACGGGAAAATCTCGATACCGAGCCTGCCGCCGGTTCAAGCGGCGGGATACAACATCGAGGAATTGAAACTTGAACTAGCGAAGGCGTCTGCGGGACTTTGCTTCAATCCCATCGAGCCGATGGTCAATCTGGCCCGTATGACAGGTTCGCGTTTCTACGTCGGCGGCGAGGTCCGCATGCCGGGCGTCTATCCGCTCGATGCCAGCCCGACCGTCTTGCAAGCCCTGCTCATTGCCCAGGGACTGACGAAGGATTCGCGCATGAAAAGCGTGATTGTGATGCGACGCAACCCGGAAGGCGGAAAACCGTTCATCCTGAAGACGAACCTCAAAACAGCCGTATCGAAGGGCTACACCGAGAACGATTTCCCGTTGCGTCCATTTGACGTGGTGTTTGTCCCGCTCAAGAGCATTGCCATTGCCACCCGGTTCGTGGACAATTACATCAACCAACTTGTTCCCTTCGACAACGGCCTCGGCATCACGGCCAATTACTATATGAACACACAGAAGAGCATTGTGGATTCGACGAGCCGCAGCATAGTGGATTCGACAAGCCGCAATTTCAATTTCAACACGGGTTTCACGGGGATTAGCGACGTCTTCTCCCCGACCACCACGACAAGGTAG